AGATATTAATGTAAGGCTGGTAGGCGTAGAAAATATTCTCGATACAGCCTTTATTGATGATATGACCGTCGGTTATAACATGTATCCTAAAGAATATTGGCCGGTAAAAGCGGAAGGGACCGTGAGGCTCAAGCCGGGAGATTATCTGGATTTTGATAATGGCATTGTAAAGCATGAGAATTTTGGGGGCGCAGATATTAAATTAACAGGAGAAGCGCAGTCGCGAAAAATAGAAATCTTATGTGGAACTTCTTGTTCTGTAGGCGGTATATCAAAGGCCTTTCAATATATTCGTCGCTATGATTTGTTGATGCGCAATTATGGAATATTGGGCGAATTGCCCCTGCATCATTTTGCGCAATACATTCCATTACCATTTATTCAAGATGATTATTACGAAACAAAGATCATTTATGCCTACAAAACCTCAGATGGAGCTTTCGGATTTTTTCAGGTAAGCAGTATCAATGATACTGATTTTGTTTTGAGGTATAAAACCTATAAAACATCAGTTCACCGGCTTGATATTTTGGGAAGTTTTAAATGCAGGAGTTTTGAACTGGACAAATCTAAACTAAAATTGGAGTCCATATCATTTACGGATGCAAAAATGATCAATAGCCATTTAAAGAATCATTTGAATGATTTCCAGAATGTGCGCGTGAATAACCCAGAAGTGGAGAAACTGAAATTGATCAGATCCCCATTGCAGGCTTCGAGGCAAGTTCAGGAAAGTAATACAGCAAAAGATGATGCTCAGATACTTAAATACAATAGAGTTGTTGGGAACTGGAAAGGGATTTATTTTCAGGACAGAGAACTTAAAACGGGAATTTTTAAAGCAAAAATTACCGGAAACGTCAAAGTAAATATATGTACCTGGATTGTGGATCAAAACGTATTGGGGCAAAATGCGGAAGGGAAAATAAAGATCAAAAATCAGGATTTCAACTATACGACAAAAGACCAGACGCTAAGCCTTTCTTCAAAATCTGCAGCCGACATTGAAGTCCCCATTAAAATTTTAATTGTATTTGAAAACGGTGAAACGGACCAACTGATCCGCTGTGTTTCTTATAGCAATAAATGCAGGATCGTGAAAAGAGTGACTCCTAAGTTTGAAGAATTTTTGAATGAGTTTGATAAAAATTTCGGGGTGGTGATGCTAAGATGAACGACTGTTAGTTTTCTTTAATTTAGTGCTCTTTAATAAATCGGGTCTTCAGATAACTCATTCTGAAGACCCAATTAAGAAACCGCAAAATGAAATATTTAACTTTAAATTGACGATCATATGATACCAATTTTAAATTTGAGAGCTTACACGGCTTGGGATCCATTAGATGGACTATCTAATGTTAAGAGAACTATACTGCATATGATTGTTTGCAGCTGCATAACGGTAAGTATGATTATTTTGATAGATTCCGTTTTTCATATTGTTTTTTTTAAAAGCCTGTGCTGGCAAATTGCGGAAGTATTTATGTTTGGAGTGTTATATGCCTTGATCATCATTAACACCAGGAAATCAAGTTCAATATTTCATTTCTTGATAATACTCGTTCCGCTCTACATTGGAGATCTTTATTTGGAAACTCATTACATGAGGAGTTTTGATGAAAGAGCAATTTGGAATTATTACCACGGGAGTTTTATATATAATTTTGAACAGGTACCCTTGCGATTTTTAATAACGTTATCATTCGATGGATTACTCATGGGGCCGCTATGTTTATGGATATCTCGTATGATAGCTTCATTTATGGTATCAAGGACCGGGACCCATTACGACGAAAATTATCACCGGTTATTTAATGAAGAGCGCACTAAGGACATCCCGATAGCATTGCCAAAGCGCGTTCAATTGTGGCAATCAGGTGGCACAAAGAATTTTTTATCAAAGATTGATTTTGATTTTTGGATCTTGAGAATTCTGGGTATTTTTTTTCTAATTTATCTGGGAATCCTTCTGGTCGGTTCGGTGGGTACTGTTTCAATGGCAAGTGCGGACCTGATTTGGCCAGAACAATTGGCAAAATTGATTACAGATACCTATGCCAATGCATTCCATCAAACGCATACCATTGGTAAAATCAGCAATTTTATTTTGCTGGCCATGACGGCAGCTTTTCATACAGGAATTCGATATTTAGCCTTGCGTATATTTATGTTGGGCAATCTAGTAGCAGCCATTTGCTCCTTTTACTTATATTACTTTAGTAGTGGTGAAGAATTTTTATTTCAATCGGGAATTGCGGATAGCCTTGTCACGCTCTTGAGTTTTATTCTCTATTTGCGCAGTAAGAAAGATTTTGACAAGAAATTTGTGGAGCAGAAGTACAAATCCAAAGATGCAACCATCGCGGAGCGGTTGTTAATGTATAGCTATTTATTTGTCAGCATCGTCTTTGTTGTTTTAATGATATTATTGGTTGGAGGATTTTTATTGGGAGCATTTCAGGAAGGCTTTTTTGAAAAATGGTTTGCGCTTATCCGCTTACCTGAAGCTATGTTATTGAATTCCATCACCTTTGCATTTACTTCTGCTATGTTAGCTTATTATTGTTATCGCTATAAGGCTGCAAGGAGTATTCTGACACATAATCTCACGGACCCGATACTTTACAGCACGATTGCAGCAGGTATATGGTCTGTATTTTTTTATGTAAATTCTTTAGAAGATCCTGCATATTTAAAGATATATCTTTTGATCTTTAGTTTATTGGGGATTAAGATGATTTGGCTCATTCGCAAGGCCAGGAGTTTATATTACAATATGGATTTTCAAATAACATGTCTGCATCCATCCGAAGCAGACACTGCTCAAGCAGCCGTGACAACTATTTATGGTTTGGATAATGTCAATGCACTATCTGCAGTAAGAAAAATTGACAATTTTATTGCAAATATCAAAGGACGAAAACGTGGACTCATCAACTTTCCATTTTTTATTTTGGAAAATATTTTGTGTTCACTAATGGCATTGCGCCCAAGATTTTCTTCGATGGGATTAGATGAGCGAGCTTATTTTTTACAAAAATACATTTTGAGAAAACCTGCTGATGTAGGAAAAGCATTTATTCCGGCATTTGCAAACGTGGCCAATAAAATTGGAATTTCTATCAAAGCCATAACGTCCCTATCTTTTTTGTCGACAACTGAAGGCAGGGCTTTTGTAGAATATATTGAGCCGGAACGGCGGGACAGATATGCGACAGATACTCAGTTTTCTCCCGCTCCATTTGATATAGTTCCCAAGCTCCCTGAAAATGAAACGGATCCTTTAAACTTTCGCCCAACGGAAACGATCCCACAGAAAACACTTCAGGCAAAGCGAATCAGTACATCTGCAGGTGAAAATAATTTTAAAGACAATTATGATTATATCATTATTGGATCCGGAGCGGCAGGAGCGGTTATGGCATATCGGCTTGCTTCTGATGAAAAAATTGATCCACAAAGAATTTTAGTAGTAGAAAGAGGAAGTCGGCTTTCGAGACATACAGAAATGAATGACGATGAAATGGAAATGCTGGCAAGCTTGTATAAAGAAGGAGGATTGCAGCAGACCAAGAAATTTGATATGGTAGTGCTGCAAGGAGAAACTTTAGGAGGAACAACAGTCATCAATAATGCGGTGTGTTTGCAGATACCCGATGAGATGAAACTAAGCTGGCAAAAGGATTATGGTTTGTCACTAGAAAATATCCAATTGCATTACGATAAGATTAGGGCAGAAATCAACATACATCCAATTGACACAAATGCCATCAATCAAAAGGTAAGAGCCAAATTTATGGATGGAGTCCATGCATTCAATGCAAAAAATGAAAATGTCTTATCCATGATAGACCCGCTCGAAGTTAATGCCCGATTTGAAGACGGAGACGGATTATGGAACCTCGGCAATAAAAGAGGAAAGAAACTTTCGATGGATGAAACCTATATACCTTGGGCTGAGCGCAAAGGCGTTGACATTCTCACCAATGCAAATGCTTTAAAATTTATCACGGGCTCAGAAGATGGTTCAAATCTTGGAAACAGGAGCGCAAAAAGCGTCTTGATTCAACTTCAGGATGGAACCGTGGAAATTAAAATTAATAAAAAACTGGTGATTTGTGGCGGTTGCATTGCATCGACACATTTTATTATGAGAAGCACAGAAGACCGTTTTAAAAATGATGCGGTAGGTAAAAATCTCGCGTGCAATTACGCCTTTCCATTTGCATTTGAATTTGAGGATGAACTGAAGGCTTACGACGGTACGCAAATAACTTTAGGGGCATTGCACAAAACAAAACAATATGTTTTTGAAACTTATTTTAATCCGCCAGCTGCTTTTGCCATTACACTACCCTTTAATTTTGAAACGCACAGAGATGTTTTGAAGCATTATAAATATTATTTAAATTTTGGGATATTATTAGGATCTTCTAACGTAGGGCGCATCGATAAGAAATATGACCCTATCACAGGTCGTGCATTTGAGTTTGATTTAAGTTCTTCAGATGATCTGAAACGAATTAAAGCAGCTATGAGAAATATGATTGAGCTAGGAAAATGTGCTGGTGCGAAATCGGTCATAATTCCATTCAATCCCGGAATGCGAATTGAATTCTCCGATGAAGCAAGTTATCATAAGTTTTTAAATGATTTTGATGACTATGAACTCAGACAAGCAGACCTTATATTAAGTACTGCACATCCACAAGGTGGAAATTCGATGATAGGCAAAAGCTCATTACAAGGTGTTGTTGGTACAGATTTTCGTTTGAATGGATTTGAGAATGTATATGTAGCTGATGCTTCCATTTTTCCATCCAGTATAGGAGTTAATCCGCAGTGGACGATTATGGCATTGAGTTCAATTGCTTCAGAATACGTACGAAAGGAAATTTGAAATGTATTTTATTCCATAATACAATAATGAACATTCATAAAATCTGTATATATGCAAACTGCAACTTTGGCTACAAATGATATTTTGATATCTATTGTTGTGACGCTTTTATGTTAAGCCTCATTACAGAGAAAATATCCAATTTTATTAAATTGAATATCCAATCGCTATCCTTGAAAAACCGGATGATGCAGATTGGGAAAAGAAACGCGAAAAAAGATTCAATTGTTGTCGGGCATAGTTGGTATGCTTGTCGCGATTACTTGTAATGCTGATTTTTTTTATCTGATTAAAGCAGAAGGAAAGATGATCGCATTGAATTCTATAACTGATTTTTCTATAATGGGCATCATTGGATGCATTATTACAGGATTATTTTTAAGTCAGGGATCTAAATTTTTCCACGATCTTCTGGATACTTTGCTGTATTATAAAAATGTGAAGCGAGCATTATATAGTAAGCAGGAAATTGAAAATAAATTGTTGCATTCACCAGACAACTATACAGCTGCAACTTTTATTGCAAAAGTGACTGCTGATCAGCGCCAGGATGATGATGATTATAACGCCTAAAGCTTATATATATGCTAGCAATAACGGAACGATTATTAAATAATTACAACAGGCCCGGAAGAAGTCTTAAAGAATTGAGGGCTATTATAGTTCATTGGACTGCGAATACCAACCGGGGAGCCAATGCGATGGCCAACAGAAATTATTTCAACAGCAGCGATTATATCAGGGTGAATGGCAATATCATATATGCCTCCGCACATTATGTTGTAGATGATCAAACAATTGTAAAATGTTTGCCCGATCATGAAGTGGGATATCACGTCGGCTCTCGAAGGCCATACAAGCCTTTGGTTCACGATACCCTGGGAATAGCTGTTGGCGATTCACCAAATAATTATACCATTGGAATAGAAATGTGCGTGAATTCGGATGGAGATTTTTCAAGAACAAGGCAGCACACCATTGAATTGACGCAGCATTTGCTCAAATTACATCAAATGAATATAACTCAGGTGCACAGGCACTTTGATATTACCGGAAAAGATTGTCCTAAAATGATGTTGGATGATTTGATATGGCAGCAATTTCTAAGGGAGATTGAATCCTATAATCAGCCTGCAGGTAATTTGAAAGTAAATGTGTCAGAATTGAATGTGCGTGCCGGAGCAGGAACGAATTTTCCCATCAAAAGGAAATTGATGAATGGAGAATTCGTCAATAAAATTGGACAGGACGGCTTATGGTATAAAATTGGAACGGATGAGTGGATTCATTCGAATTACGTGATTGTGATGTGACGGTATTATAAAAGCGACGATCTCACAAGTATCACTTCTATAATGTCGGAGATTTTGTGCATAGTTTCAATAGAACCAGATTTGGTTGCAAGGAAATATTTTTAGTGCCTGGGCAATACTGGAGCATTCCAATTCCCCTAAATTGTACGCCTATCCATTTGCAAAACTAACGAATGTTA
This sequence is a window from Saprospiraceae bacterium. Protein-coding genes within it:
- a CDS encoding GMC family oxidoreductase; the protein is MIPILNLRAYTAWDPLDGLSNVKRTILHMIVCSCITVSMIILIDSVFHIVFFKSLCWQIAEVFMFGVLYALIIINTRKSSSIFHFLIILVPLYIGDLYLETHYMRSFDERAIWNYYHGSFIYNFEQVPLRFLITLSFDGLLMGPLCLWISRMIASFMVSRTGTHYDENYHRLFNEERTKDIPIALPKRVQLWQSGGTKNFLSKIDFDFWILRILGIFFLIYLGILLVGSVGTVSMASADLIWPEQLAKLITDTYANAFHQTHTIGKISNFILLAMTAAFHTGIRYLALRIFMLGNLVAAICSFYLYYFSSGEEFLFQSGIADSLVTLLSFILYLRSKKDFDKKFVEQKYKSKDATIAERLLMYSYLFVSIVFVVLMILLVGGFLLGAFQEGFFEKWFALIRLPEAMLLNSITFAFTSAMLAYYCYRYKAARSILTHNLTDPILYSTIAAGIWSVFFYVNSLEDPAYLKIYLLIFSLLGIKMIWLIRKARSLYYNMDFQITCLHPSEADTAQAAVTTIYGLDNVNALSAVRKIDNFIANIKGRKRGLINFPFFILENILCSLMALRPRFSSMGLDERAYFLQKYILRKPADVGKAFIPAFANVANKIGISIKAITSLSFLSTTEGRAFVEYIEPERRDRYATDTQFSPAPFDIVPKLPENETDPLNFRPTETIPQKTLQAKRISTSAGENNFKDNYDYIIIGSGAAGAVMAYRLASDEKIDPQRILVVERGSRLSRHTEMNDDEMEMLASLYKEGGLQQTKKFDMVVLQGETLGGTTVINNAVCLQIPDEMKLSWQKDYGLSLENIQLHYDKIRAEINIHPIDTNAINQKVRAKFMDGVHAFNAKNENVLSMIDPLEVNARFEDGDGLWNLGNKRGKKLSMDETYIPWAERKGVDILTNANALKFITGSEDGSNLGNRSAKSVLIQLQDGTVEIKINKKLVICGGCIASTHFIMRSTEDRFKNDAVGKNLACNYAFPFAFEFEDELKAYDGTQITLGALHKTKQYVFETYFNPPAAFAITLPFNFETHRDVLKHYKYYLNFGILLGSSNVGRIDKKYDPITGRAFEFDLSSSDDLKRIKAAMRNMIELGKCAGAKSVIIPFNPGMRIEFSDEASYHKFLNDFDDYELRQADLILSTAHPQGGNSMIGKSSLQGVVGTDFRLNGFENVYVADASIFPSSIGVNPQWTIMALSSIASEYVRKEI
- a CDS encoding N-acetylmuramoyl-L-alanine amidase codes for the protein MLAITERLLNNYNRPGRSLKELRAIIVHWTANTNRGANAMANRNYFNSSDYIRVNGNIIYASAHYVVDDQTIVKCLPDHEVGYHVGSRRPYKPLVHDTLGIAVGDSPNNYTIGIEMCVNSDGDFSRTRQHTIELTQHLLKLHQMNITQVHRHFDITGKDCPKMMLDDLIWQQFLREIESYNQPAGNLKVNVSELNVRAGAGTNFPIKRKLMNGEFVNKIGQDGLWYKIGTDEWIHSNYVIVM